CGACATATAGGGGCCGGTGCCCATCGGCAGCGAGAACTCCTCTTCGAGCAGATCGGGCAGCTGGTCGTGGCGCGACAGCCCGAAGTCCACCAGCACCGCCTCGCCGCTCGGGCGCAGCATGATGTTGCTGGGCTTGATGTCCAGGTGCACCACATGCTGGCGATGCAGATCGTGCAGGGCGGTGGCCACGCGCGAGCCGATCTCGATCACCTCGTCCAGCGGCAGCGGCGCCTCGTCCAGGCGCGGGCGCAGCGATTGGCCGGCGATCTGTTCCATCACGATATAGGCCTGGCGGGTCCAGTCGCCGCGCGCCACGAAACGCGGCACATGCGGGCCCTTGAGGGCCGGCATCAGCATCTGCTCGACCTCGAAGCCGACAATGGTGGCGGGGTCCTCGCCGCCCTTGATGCGCGGCACCTTCATGATGAGCGGGAAGTCCTCACCAGGCACCGGCTCCAGCCGCGTGACGCGCCAGAGATTGGCCATGCCGCCCTGGTGCAGGCGCTCTTCCAGCCGGAAGCCATCCAGCACCAGGCCGGGTTCCAGGCTGGCGATGGGCAGGGGGGCGGGGATGCTGGCGGGACCGCTGGACTGGTCTGGCATGGATTCCTCGTTAGGCACTAATCGCCGGTCAGCAGGCGCTGCGCCAGGCGCTCCGGCAGGCCGGCGGCGCGGATGCGCGCGGCGGCACCATCATGGTCGTAGGGCACGCGCTGGAAGCAGAGCTCGTGACTCACGGTGTCGAACAGGGCGTAGCAGGCGGCCGGGTTGCCGTCGCGCGGCTGGCCGCAGGAGCCGGGGATGGCCAGCCACTGGCGGTTGGGCAGCAGCGGGATCGACATGCCCGGCACCGGCTTGAAGTCGCCCGCCTTGCCGGTCCCCGAGAGGTGGTAGAGCATGGGCTCGTGCATATGGCCGCAAAAGGTGTAGCGGCACTCGGTGGCATGCAGGCTGCGCATCGCCTCCAGGCGCCCCTGGATGTACTCCCAGGCCCGCGGGTCGTAGGCATTGGCGTGCACATAGAGCCGGTCTTCCTGGGTCTGGCTCATCGGCAGGGCGGCCAGAAAGGCGAGTTGCTCGGCATTCAGCTGGGCACGCGTCCAGAGCACGGCGGCGCGGGCGTCGTCGCGCATGCTGGGTAGCGGGCCCTCCAGCACGGCGCTGTCGTGGTTGCCCATCACCGCGATGGCGCCGTCGGCGACCATTTGCCGCACCCGATTTACTACCCAGGCCGGATCACCGCCATAGCCTACGAAGTCGCCCAACAGGGCATATTGGCCGGCATGCTGGGACTCGGCATGGTCGAGCACCGCGCTGAAGGCTTCGCGATTGGCGTGCAGGTCGGTGATCAGGGCAATTTTCATGACCCGCATAGCTTGCCATGTTTGACTGACGGCTGGCTGATCCTTGCCGCCCGCGGCTTCGGTTATCCTGCAACGAACAGGACGGCAGTACAGGCATGTGGCGCGTATTTGGACTGACAGCTCTTTTCACGCTCGCGCAAGGTGCCTGCGAGCTCAGCCTGGCGGCGTGCAGCCGCGTGATCGAGGCGCCGCTGGCCGCCGTGGGGCTGAGCGTCACTGTGGATGGGCGGCTGCCCGGCGGGGTCTATCCCGAGCTGTTGCGCGGCATTGCCAAGGAGGGCTGCGACTTCGCGTTCAGCGTGGTGCCGCGGGCGCGCCAGGAGGCCATGTTCGAGGCCGGCAAGGCGGATCTGCTGATACCGGCGAGCCGTTCCTCCCGGCGCGACCAGTTCGGGCTGTTCGTGCCGCTGATCTTCGCGCGCGCCACGCTGATCTCCCTGCGCAGCGAGCGTCCCGCCATCACCAGCCTGGATGAGCTGCTGGAGCGCAAGGAGCTGCGCGTCGCGCTGGTGCGGGGCTTCGACTATGGCGACGCCTACCGTTCCCTGCTGTCAGAGCTGCGCGAGCAGCGACGGCTCTCGCTGGAGGTGGATGCGCTGGCGGTGGCACGCTCGCTCAGCAGCGGCATGTCGGATCTGACCATCATGGCGCCCTCCATCCTGGTGGGCGCGATCTCGGCCGAGCCGCGCTACCAGGCCCTGCTGGAGCGGCTGCGCTATGAGCCGGTGGAGGAGCTGCCCTGGGCCGACAGCGGCGCCTATCTGTCGCGGGCCAGCCTCAGCGACGGCGATCGGGAGGCGCTGCGCGAACTGCTGGAGCGCAGCGCCAGGACGGGGGCAGTCTGGAAGGCGTTCCAGCGCAACTATCCCGCCGGCAGCCTGAACGGCAGCATCCGCCCTCGTTGAGGCCTTTGCTCAGCCGATGCGGCCGAGCAGCAGGTACTCCATGAGCGCCTTTTGCACGTGCATGCGGTTTTCCGCCTCGTCCCAGACCACCGACTGCGGCCCGTCGATCACGTCCGCCGCCACTTCCTCGCCGCGATGGGCCGGCAGGCAATGCATGAAGAGCGCGTCCGGCTTGGCCTGGGCCATCATGTCGGCGTCCACGCACCAGTCCGCGAAGGCGGCCCGGCGCGCCTCGTTCTCGGCCTCGTAACCCATGCTGGTCCAGACGTCGGTGGTCACCAGGTCGGCGCCACGGCAGGCTTCGTTGGG
This portion of the Paucibacter sediminis genome encodes:
- a CDS encoding metallophosphoesterase family protein — protein: MKIALITDLHANREAFSAVLDHAESQHAGQYALLGDFVGYGGDPAWVVNRVRQMVADGAIAVMGNHDSAVLEGPLPSMRDDARAAVLWTRAQLNAEQLAFLAALPMSQTQEDRLYVHANAYDPRAWEYIQGRLEAMRSLHATECRYTFCGHMHEPMLYHLSGTGKAGDFKPVPGMSIPLLPNRQWLAIPGSCGQPRDGNPAACYALFDTVSHELCFQRVPYDHDGAAARIRAAGLPERLAQRLLTGD
- a CDS encoding substrate-binding periplasmic protein, encoding MWRVFGLTALFTLAQGACELSLAACSRVIEAPLAAVGLSVTVDGRLPGGVYPELLRGIAKEGCDFAFSVVPRARQEAMFEAGKADLLIPASRSSRRDQFGLFVPLIFARATLISLRSERPAITSLDELLERKELRVALVRGFDYGDAYRSLLSELREQRRLSLEVDALAVARSLSSGMSDLTIMAPSILVGAISAEPRYQALLERLRYEPVEELPWADSGAYLSRASLSDGDREALRELLERSARTGAVWKAFQRNYPAGSLNGSIRPR